Proteins encoded in a region of the Vicia villosa cultivar HV-30 ecotype Madison, WI linkage group LG5, Vvil1.0, whole genome shotgun sequence genome:
- the LOC131606588 gene encoding uncharacterized protein LOC131606588 isoform X2 — MAKVATPSAMPPSSRGISSVPLKGASIAKRKTPSELRGEQLKRDIFVDYTDESPTSAGSSKFKKPGLFKAPRYNDTQLDDVFSAKKPRFIGASGKENVKVNLYFLPIEDVVICSSQMDWLRLTQTHPDLAGLALSRFIEEESDYEEEENAGKPNGIVVDEVIENKDNNEPPMIQVPQQPLPVDLTGT; from the exons ATGGCGAAAGTAGCTACACCAAGTGCCATGCCTCCGAGTTCTCGTGGAATTTCATCGGTACCTCTAAAAGGTGCTTCTATTGCTAAAAGAAAGACGCCTTCAGAACTTAGG GGAGAGCAGTTGAAGCGGGATATTTTTGTGGACTATACTGATGAATCTCCGACCTCGGCTGGTTCCTCGAA ATTTAAAAAACCAGGATTGTTTAAGGCCCCGAGATACAATGACACACAGCTTGATGATGTATTTTCTGCCAAGAAGCCGAGGTTTATAGGTGCGTCTGGGAAGGAAAATGTAAAGGTTAACCTTTATTTTCTACCAATTGAAGATGTTGTGATCTGTTCTAGTCAAATGGACTGGCTCAGGCTTACTCAAACTCATCCCGACCTTGCAG GACTAGCTTTGAGTAGATTCATAGAAGAAGAAAGTGATTACGAGGAAGAAGAAAATGCAGGAAAACCTAACGGTATTGTTGTTGATGAAGTTATAGAGAACAAAGATAACAATGAACCGCCAATGATTCAGGTTCCACAGCAGCCACTTCCCGTTGATTTAACAGGAACTTAA
- the LOC131606590 gene encoding protein MALE DISCOVERER 2-like, protein MGIKWHSISESSWRVVSSEISCTGLCKDIFGKLRHSEELGNLVNWASEYLNDRRSISYMIDSSLQSFKDSELDVICEVIQGCIQPEPKLRPTMKDITSKLREVVNV, encoded by the exons ATGGGCATTAAGTGGCACTCCATTTCAGAATCGTCCTGGAGAGTTGTATCCTCTG AAATTTCATGTACCGGACTTTGCAAAGATATTTTTGGGAAATTGCGTCATTCTGAAGAACTAGGAAATCTTGTCAACTGG GCTTCTGAGTACTTAAATGATAGAAGAAGCATAAGCTATATGATTGATTCAAGTTTACAATCATTCAAAGACAGCGAACTCGACGTGATCTGTGAGGTGATTCAAGGGTGTATTCAACCTGAACCGAAGTTAAGGCCAACAATGAAAGACATAACTTCGAAATTAAGAGAAGTGGTTAATGTGTAA
- the LOC131606588 gene encoding uncharacterized protein LOC131606588 isoform X1: MAKVATPSAMPPSSRGISSVPLKGASIAKRKTPSELRGEQLKRDIFVDYTDESPTSAGSSKAAEVGNRFKKPGLFKAPRYNDTQLDDVFSAKKPRFIGASGKENVKVNLYFLPIEDVVICSSQMDWLRLTQTHPDLAGLALSRFIEEESDYEEEENAGKPNGIVVDEVIENKDNNEPPMIQVPQQPLPVDLTGT; encoded by the exons ATGGCGAAAGTAGCTACACCAAGTGCCATGCCTCCGAGTTCTCGTGGAATTTCATCGGTACCTCTAAAAGGTGCTTCTATTGCTAAAAGAAAGACGCCTTCAGAACTTAGG GGAGAGCAGTTGAAGCGGGATATTTTTGTGGACTATACTGATGAATCTCCGACCTCGGCTGGTTCCTCG AAAGCTGCTGAGGTGGGTAATAGATTTAAAAAACCAGGATTGTTTAAGGCCCCGAGATACAATGACACACAGCTTGATGATGTATTTTCTGCCAAGAAGCCGAGGTTTATAGGTGCGTCTGGGAAGGAAAATGTAAAGGTTAACCTTTATTTTCTACCAATTGAAGATGTTGTGATCTGTTCTAGTCAAATGGACTGGCTCAGGCTTACTCAAACTCATCCCGACCTTGCAG GACTAGCTTTGAGTAGATTCATAGAAGAAGAAAGTGATTACGAGGAAGAAGAAAATGCAGGAAAACCTAACGGTATTGTTGTTGATGAAGTTATAGAGAACAAAGATAACAATGAACCGCCAATGATTCAGGTTCCACAGCAGCCACTTCCCGTTGATTTAACAGGAACTTAA